In one Streptomyces sp. T12 genomic region, the following are encoded:
- a CDS encoding cytochrome bc complex cytochrome b subunit, which produces MDGARSGNEGTGARRSAPPGKGEKIADWADGRLGLYALAKANMRKVFPDHWSFMLGEVCLYSFLVLILTGVYLTLFFEPSTNEVVYNGTYEPLNGVLMTRAYESTLDISFEVRGGLLIRQIHHWAALVFVTGMLVHMMRVFFTGAFRKPRELNWVFGWTLLMLGIITGLTGYSLPDDLLSGTGLRFAHGAILSIPIVGTYVAFFLFGGEFPGEDFIARLYPIHILLLPGIMLGLVAAHLILVFYHKHTQYPGPGRDQKTVVGMPFLPVYMAKAGGFFFLVFGVLALMGGIAGINPVWAFGPYRPDMVTTGAQPDWYLGFSEGLIRVMPGWELNAWGHTLELGVFIPFSLFPLILLALGLYPFLEAWITGDTREHHILDRPRNMPVRTGLGAAWLSLYTVLLIGGGNDIVATHLHLSINVITWFVRISVFVAPVITFVVTKRICLGLQRRDRDKVLHGRETGTIKRLPDGEYIEIHEPLSQGQLFTLTQHEEHPPYEIGPLVDANGVRRRVTPSQRVRARLAKAMFGPQTRIAKPTVAEYRELTSGDHH; this is translated from the coding sequence ATGGACGGCGCACGATCGGGGAACGAAGGCACGGGGGCGAGGCGGTCCGCGCCGCCCGGCAAGGGCGAGAAGATCGCCGACTGGGCGGACGGGCGGCTCGGTCTGTACGCGCTGGCCAAGGCCAACATGCGCAAGGTCTTCCCGGACCACTGGTCCTTCATGCTGGGCGAGGTCTGCCTCTACAGCTTCCTCGTCCTGATCCTCACCGGCGTCTACCTCACCCTCTTCTTCGAACCCAGCACCAACGAGGTCGTCTACAACGGCACCTACGAGCCCCTCAACGGCGTCCTGATGACCAGGGCGTACGAGTCCACGCTCGACATCAGCTTCGAGGTGCGCGGCGGGCTGCTCATCCGGCAGATCCACCACTGGGCGGCACTGGTCTTCGTCACCGGCATGCTCGTGCACATGATGCGGGTGTTCTTCACCGGCGCCTTTCGCAAGCCGCGCGAGCTCAACTGGGTGTTCGGCTGGACCCTGTTGATGCTCGGCATCATCACCGGCCTGACCGGCTACTCCCTCCCCGACGACCTGCTCTCCGGCACCGGCCTGCGCTTCGCCCACGGCGCGATCCTGTCGATCCCGATCGTGGGGACGTACGTCGCGTTCTTCCTCTTCGGCGGGGAGTTCCCCGGGGAGGACTTCATCGCGCGGCTGTACCCGATCCACATCCTGCTGCTGCCCGGTATCATGCTCGGCCTGGTGGCCGCCCATCTGATCCTGGTCTTCTACCACAAGCACACGCAGTACCCGGGCCCCGGCCGCGACCAGAAGACGGTCGTGGGCATGCCCTTCCTGCCCGTGTACATGGCCAAGGCGGGCGGCTTCTTCTTCCTGGTCTTCGGCGTACTGGCGCTCATGGGCGGCATCGCCGGCATCAACCCGGTCTGGGCCTTCGGGCCCTATCGCCCCGACATGGTGACCACGGGCGCCCAGCCCGACTGGTACCTGGGCTTCTCCGAGGGCCTGATCCGGGTGATGCCGGGATGGGAGCTCAACGCCTGGGGCCATACCCTGGAACTGGGCGTCTTCATCCCCTTCTCGCTCTTCCCGCTGATCCTGCTCGCGCTCGGCCTGTATCCCTTCCTGGAGGCGTGGATCACCGGCGACACACGCGAGCACCACATCCTCGACCGGCCGCGCAACATGCCGGTGCGCACCGGCCTCGGCGCGGCCTGGCTGAGCCTGTACACGGTGCTGCTGATCGGTGGCGGCAACGACATCGTGGCCACGCATCTGCATCTGTCCATCAACGTGATCACGTGGTTCGTACGGATCTCGGTCTTCGTCGCGCCGGTCATCACCTTCGTGGTGACCAAGCGCATCTGTCTCGGGCTGCAGCGCCGGGACCGGGACAAGGTGCTGCACGGCAGGGAGACGGGCACCATCAAGCGGCTCCCGGACGGCGAGTACATCGAGATCCACGAACCCCTCTCGCAGGGGCAGTTGTTCACCCTCACCCAGCACGAGGAGCACCCGCCGTACGAGATCGGCCCGCTCGTCGACGCCAACGGCGTCCGGCGCCGGGTCACACCGTCCCAGCGGGTACGGGCCCGGCTGGCGAAGGCGATGTTCGGCCCTCAGACGCGGATCGCGAAGCCGACGGTGGCGGAGTACCGCGAGCTCACCAGCGGCGATCACCACTGA
- a CDS encoding VWA domain-containing protein, which produces MAAISLSKVEETAPALVSLYKSAGVSLHKHGLGGVRAAVYLVVDYSGSMKPYYKDGSVQALADRVLGLSAHFDDDGTVPVVFFSTDVDAETEIALADHQGRIERIVSGLGHMGKTSYHLAMDAVIDHYLDSGSKDPALVVFQTDGGPINKLAAERYLCKAAPLPLFWQFIGFGDPTSKQFDFLRKLDELAVPDKRVVDNAGFFHAGSDPRTVSDAELYDRLVGEFPKWLAAARARGIVRSPS; this is translated from the coding sequence ATGGCCGCGATCAGTCTCAGCAAGGTCGAGGAGACCGCGCCCGCCCTGGTCAGCCTGTACAAGAGCGCCGGGGTGTCGCTGCACAAGCACGGGCTGGGCGGCGTGCGGGCCGCGGTGTATCTGGTCGTCGACTACTCCGGGTCGATGAAGCCGTACTACAAGGACGGCAGCGTGCAGGCGCTCGCCGACCGGGTGCTCGGGCTGTCGGCGCACTTCGACGACGACGGGACCGTGCCGGTGGTGTTCTTCTCCACCGACGTCGACGCCGAGACCGAGATCGCGCTGGCCGACCACCAGGGGCGGATCGAGCGGATCGTGTCCGGTCTCGGGCACATGGGCAAGACCAGCTACCACCTGGCCATGGACGCCGTCATCGACCACTACCTGGACAGCGGGTCGAAGGACCCCGCCCTGGTCGTGTTCCAGACCGACGGCGGGCCCATCAACAAGCTCGCCGCGGAACGGTACCTGTGCAAGGCGGCCCCGCTTCCGCTCTTCTGGCAGTTCATCGGCTTCGGGGACCCGACCAGCAAACAGTTCGACTTCCTGCGCAAGCTCGACGAGCTGGCGGTGCCCGACAAGCGGGTGGTCGACAACGCCGGCTTCTTCCACGCCGGTTCGGATCCGCGGACGGTTTCCGACGCCGAGTTGTACGACCGCCTCGTCGGGGAGTTCCCGAAATGGCTGGCGGCGGCGCGGGCGCGGGGGATCGTACGGTCGCCTTCGTGA
- a CDS encoding rhomboid family intramembrane serine protease yields the protein MESHVRCTRCDRYICPDCMREAAVGHQCVECVKQGARSVRQARTVVGGRIAATPLVTSVLIGLNVLAYLAEVVRPEILDRFAMLSARLVGPDGGYYVYEPGHPSDFHAEGVVAGQWDRLLTSGFLHTPPTEGTFGLLHIVMNMLSLWQLGRVVEPMLGRVRYVALYLLATLGGSVFELLLTDAHVESVGASGAIFGLGAAYYVLARRVGADMRTVNRFMTFLLLWLLLSAGLTSWQGHLGGLLTGAAVTLAYAYAPRGPRQALIQAAASVGVLVLLAAVALARVSELTG from the coding sequence GTGGAGTCGCACGTCCGCTGCACCCGCTGCGACCGGTACATCTGCCCGGACTGCATGCGGGAGGCGGCCGTCGGTCACCAGTGCGTGGAGTGCGTGAAGCAGGGGGCGCGGTCGGTGCGGCAGGCCCGGACGGTCGTCGGCGGGCGGATCGCCGCGACCCCGCTCGTGACGTCCGTACTCATCGGTCTCAACGTCCTCGCCTACCTGGCCGAGGTGGTGCGCCCGGAGATCCTGGACCGGTTCGCGATGCTCAGCGCCCGGCTGGTCGGGCCGGACGGCGGCTACTACGTCTACGAGCCCGGCCACCCGTCGGACTTCCACGCCGAGGGAGTGGTCGCCGGGCAGTGGGACCGGCTGCTGACCAGCGGGTTCCTCCACACGCCGCCGACCGAGGGCACCTTCGGGCTGCTGCACATCGTGATGAACATGCTCTCGCTGTGGCAGCTCGGCCGGGTCGTGGAGCCCATGCTGGGCCGGGTCCGGTACGTCGCGCTCTACCTGCTGGCGACGCTGGGCGGTTCGGTGTTCGAGCTGCTGCTCACCGATGCGCACGTGGAGTCGGTCGGCGCGTCGGGCGCGATCTTCGGGCTCGGCGCCGCGTACTACGTCCTCGCCCGCCGCGTCGGCGCCGACATGCGCACCGTCAACCGCTTCATGACGTTCCTGCTGCTGTGGCTGCTGCTCTCCGCGGGCCTCACCTCCTGGCAGGGCCACCTCGGCGGACTGCTGACGGGGGCCGCGGTCACGCTCGCCTACGCCTACGCCCCGCGCGGGCCACGCCAGGCCCTGATCCAGGCGGCCGCCTCCGTGGGCGTACTGGTGCTGCTGGCTGCGGTCGCGCTCGCCAGGGTCTCCGAGCTGACCGGCTGA
- a CDS encoding caspase family protein: protein MGSVRHLEGRRRALVIGISRTPALEQDEHLARRFPPLDCVPQDVDLVGKALRHSKYEVEQLLNLGGNDLLGRLREFLSSCRPGDMAFVYLSCHGETVNGRDHLLPMDAQPGAELPDGGRSLFDRTLIPADPDGLLSGLLPGCTAVICLDTCRVTAEQEPGSEQQRRTLLSRAEDVYWLHSCARGELSYADPREGSWFGRVLAEALEPTSPPTTFPEVVDHVRVGVRRLASTAGVAPPTIEPYAPHGRSADAQDGPELCDGSQEALRWTTMIENSALWNRTSGTAAVHRRVKDQLGLLVEHVVGTLSGAGAHRDDPWTDPTWPVRMVDRLGNLVERASLSRRELLSPAETAALLAAPVVHEGVVALALDELRRVLPERMDTDTEEPDHADPDDHVGQVRGASQDVCRAHSHARRTAETLRRRGLVEQAFAADHWLRHRFIADWDPLWEGTGSYPAVDHMLGLVVDAVLAATETPAGKAPSEAARHTIDRQLRQVLPHVTVPPSDSPRINDPRHGDDWDPYPPVPGNEWRGPDLARLLWISGLLAADPRRMSGVLVDHLGAHEQLVPREVVAALSADFEYDDMSAGGADETYCLAVRFPCPHPALHVAVEVLVDRADSGIAAMRAEWRKHRTSAPALLSGLPERVTTDQLVPLDRRYKQPLERFRLAEDEIRPLLMGAQLYGDPMLAVRELYQNALDACRHRGMRRRYGMARGHHDPDWRPTITFKQSWDEEGRPYIECTDNGSGMTRAKLTSMFARAGRRYEQDPEFVQERRNWRRAGLPEMPLNSRFGIGVFSYFMLAEEVVVWTSPVNRFGRAQPHTLQADIQSGSGLLRIGDAPKVSLDGGTRVRLYLSADDTVLPSLLETLESQIWVSDCTVVATEHARDDPGHASRPVIWQPGELKAARKDWHGDPVRAGKDAWLVQGRGQVLLDGVVVKDAPKVYGYIVNLQERHRPEPSVDRNKMLSYERELVMRELLNAVPEACARCDDVSLNWLWQLTDDEPRLAVAVLDALPDHTTAWLEAPTHMPPFPPRRLTLSTVGCLPIDKSTLDWGSSSLQLDVEKDTHQNDALAQWQETRLAARSVAAPFTPRSYPAPTSLDALLFRNDVPSGWAAALGAAHLGRTSVGQVVRAWRRYAVVGLPVPATDDIRSLRDLQPDKAMIDLCSGYASISSVQGPNPPAAHAPLLDLSATHQITLGEAAALLERLRALDPDLPPPPELGPHLASERATRADQFTLIGTDDFPRYGTRLPGVVHPVDLLSRVDHHSLDEAVDRIRHFSPLGWSLAAEPTPAAREMGELSRPERLLLSNGLGDFAPWVEGHIPLLHVVRLANESDTPLKTLIEQIKDTAPATQVVAPEFPPEAAQWIPSASYKLINALSDEEVDRPGPWACVFLLTDPGDYRLRSATAEQTRKDLNMLAVCGLLAPGAAERIDDVVRQMAMTNSLLFHSNKIDGSLLDMDGLHTVHVLATSASTRLPLGEVYDRMEREEHHLPLKLPEQIPEEARSLQPTYSDLYALTVDGSTFSASVSILDVLEHADAEGRTVGGSHRRLKRFTVLGASAPPGELSGPDGEFLDTFEPEVFDLAAFEAEVLLGRGILGPLELVLTAGRFGWTLGRTYDRYAPFRCLGLDVRVDAPNATEAPLAPDWRDVIILTRQLTGRAPALSGRVDPDHLVLCAEETDLTEGQVRERVAGYARLFSLVLPPDEEPDEEDEATA from the coding sequence GTGGGCTCGGTTCGGCACCTCGAGGGACGGCGGCGCGCACTGGTCATCGGCATCTCCCGGACACCTGCGCTGGAGCAGGACGAGCACCTCGCACGGCGCTTCCCGCCGCTCGACTGTGTGCCGCAGGACGTGGACCTCGTCGGCAAGGCACTGCGGCACTCCAAGTACGAGGTGGAGCAACTGCTCAACCTCGGAGGCAACGATCTGCTGGGCAGGCTCCGGGAGTTCCTCTCCTCCTGCCGACCCGGCGACATGGCGTTCGTCTACCTGTCCTGCCACGGCGAGACCGTGAACGGCCGGGACCACTTGCTGCCGATGGACGCCCAGCCCGGCGCCGAGCTGCCCGACGGCGGACGGTCGCTGTTCGACCGCACCCTCATCCCCGCCGACCCCGACGGCCTTCTCTCCGGGCTGCTTCCCGGATGCACGGCGGTCATCTGCCTCGACACCTGCCGTGTGACAGCGGAACAGGAGCCGGGTTCGGAGCAGCAGCGCAGAACTCTGCTCTCCCGCGCCGAGGACGTGTACTGGCTGCACAGCTGCGCCCGTGGAGAGCTCTCCTACGCGGACCCCAGGGAAGGCAGCTGGTTCGGCCGGGTGCTGGCCGAGGCACTGGAACCCACCAGCCCGCCGACCACCTTCCCCGAGGTCGTCGACCATGTCCGCGTCGGAGTGCGCCGGCTGGCGAGCACCGCCGGTGTGGCCCCGCCGACCATCGAGCCGTACGCGCCACACGGACGGTCGGCGGACGCACAGGACGGGCCCGAGCTCTGCGACGGCTCCCAGGAGGCGCTCCGCTGGACGACGATGATCGAGAACTCCGCGTTGTGGAACCGGACCTCCGGCACCGCTGCGGTCCATCGGCGCGTCAAGGACCAGCTCGGCCTGCTCGTCGAGCACGTGGTCGGGACGCTGTCCGGGGCCGGGGCACACCGCGACGACCCCTGGACCGATCCCACGTGGCCGGTCCGCATGGTCGACCGGCTGGGCAACCTGGTGGAACGGGCCTCCCTGAGCCGGCGCGAACTGCTCTCACCGGCTGAGACCGCAGCCCTGCTGGCTGCCCCGGTGGTCCACGAGGGCGTGGTCGCGCTCGCGTTGGACGAGCTGCGCCGCGTCCTTCCCGAGCGGATGGACACCGACACCGAGGAGCCGGACCACGCAGACCCCGACGACCACGTCGGTCAGGTGCGCGGCGCCTCCCAGGACGTCTGCCGCGCCCACTCCCATGCGCGCCGCACTGCCGAAACGCTGCGCCGCCGGGGCCTGGTGGAGCAGGCCTTCGCCGCCGACCACTGGTTGCGGCACCGCTTCATCGCCGACTGGGACCCGTTGTGGGAGGGCACCGGCTCCTACCCCGCGGTGGACCACATGCTCGGCCTTGTCGTCGACGCGGTGCTCGCCGCGACCGAGACCCCGGCCGGCAAGGCGCCCAGCGAGGCCGCCCGGCACACCATCGACCGGCAGCTGCGCCAGGTACTCCCCCACGTCACCGTGCCCCCGAGCGACAGCCCCCGCATCAACGACCCACGGCACGGCGACGACTGGGATCCGTATCCGCCGGTGCCCGGCAACGAGTGGCGTGGGCCCGACCTCGCCCGGCTGCTGTGGATCTCCGGACTGCTCGCCGCCGATCCACGCCGGATGTCCGGGGTCCTCGTCGACCATCTGGGGGCGCACGAACAGCTCGTCCCCCGCGAGGTGGTGGCCGCGCTGTCCGCGGACTTCGAGTACGACGACATGTCGGCGGGCGGTGCGGACGAGACGTACTGCCTGGCGGTGCGCTTCCCCTGTCCGCACCCTGCACTCCACGTCGCCGTCGAGGTGCTGGTCGACCGGGCCGACTCCGGCATCGCCGCCATGCGCGCGGAGTGGCGCAAGCACCGCACCTCGGCACCCGCCCTCCTGAGCGGCCTGCCCGAGCGCGTCACCACCGACCAACTCGTGCCCCTGGACCGACGGTACAAGCAGCCGCTGGAGCGGTTCCGGCTGGCCGAGGACGAGATCCGTCCGCTGCTCATGGGCGCCCAGCTGTACGGCGACCCCATGCTCGCCGTCCGCGAGCTCTACCAGAACGCCCTCGACGCCTGCCGGCACCGGGGCATGCGCCGCCGGTACGGCATGGCCCGTGGCCACCATGACCCCGACTGGCGACCGACCATCACCTTCAAACAGAGCTGGGACGAAGAGGGCCGCCCGTACATCGAGTGCACCGACAACGGCTCCGGCATGACCCGCGCCAAGCTCACCTCGATGTTCGCCAGGGCGGGCCGACGCTACGAGCAGGACCCGGAGTTCGTGCAGGAGCGGCGCAACTGGCGGCGCGCGGGGCTTCCCGAGATGCCCCTCAACTCCCGTTTCGGCATCGGCGTGTTCAGCTACTTCATGCTCGCCGAGGAGGTGGTCGTGTGGACCAGCCCGGTCAACCGCTTCGGCCGCGCCCAGCCACACACACTGCAGGCCGACATCCAGTCGGGCTCCGGCCTGCTCCGCATCGGCGACGCCCCCAAGGTGTCCCTGGACGGCGGCACCCGCGTACGGCTCTATCTCAGCGCGGACGACACGGTGTTGCCGTCCCTGCTGGAGACCCTGGAGTCGCAGATCTGGGTGAGCGACTGCACGGTGGTGGCGACCGAGCACGCGCGGGACGACCCCGGGCATGCCTCTCGACCGGTCATCTGGCAGCCGGGGGAGTTGAAGGCCGCAAGGAAGGACTGGCACGGGGATCCCGTGCGCGCCGGCAAGGATGCCTGGCTGGTCCAAGGGCGTGGCCAGGTGCTGCTGGACGGCGTCGTGGTCAAGGACGCACCCAAGGTGTACGGGTACATCGTCAATCTGCAGGAACGGCACCGGCCGGAGCCCAGCGTCGACCGCAACAAGATGCTGTCGTACGAGCGCGAACTGGTGATGCGCGAACTGCTGAACGCCGTGCCGGAGGCCTGCGCGCGGTGCGACGACGTCTCGCTGAACTGGCTGTGGCAACTCACAGATGACGAACCACGGCTTGCGGTGGCCGTGCTGGACGCGTTACCCGACCACACCACGGCATGGCTTGAGGCGCCCACGCACATGCCTCCGTTCCCGCCCCGCCGACTGACGCTCTCCACGGTGGGATGTCTACCGATCGACAAATCCACACTTGACTGGGGCAGTTCTTCACTGCAGCTGGACGTTGAGAAGGACACCCATCAGAACGACGCACTGGCCCAGTGGCAGGAGACCAGGCTCGCCGCCCGCTCCGTTGCCGCCCCCTTCACGCCACGGAGTTATCCGGCTCCCACGAGCCTTGACGCTCTCCTGTTCCGCAACGATGTGCCCAGCGGCTGGGCAGCGGCCTTGGGCGCGGCTCACCTGGGACGCACGTCGGTGGGCCAGGTGGTCCGGGCATGGCGCCGTTACGCGGTGGTCGGACTCCCGGTTCCGGCCACAGACGACATCCGATCGCTGCGAGACCTCCAGCCGGACAAAGCCATGATCGACCTCTGTTCCGGTTATGCGTCCATATCGAGCGTGCAGGGGCCGAATCCCCCTGCCGCCCACGCTCCCCTGCTCGACCTCTCCGCAACGCACCAAATCACGCTGGGAGAAGCTGCCGCGCTGCTGGAAAGGCTCCGCGCGCTGGATCCGGATCTCCCACCGCCGCCCGAACTGGGCCCGCACCTGGCATCCGAGCGTGCCACGAGGGCCGACCAGTTCACCTTGATCGGGACTGATGACTTTCCGCGCTACGGAACGAGGCTGCCTGGCGTCGTCCATCCCGTTGACCTGTTGTCCCGCGTGGACCACCACTCGCTGGACGAAGCGGTCGACCGCATCAGGCACTTCTCCCCTCTTGGCTGGTCACTGGCGGCCGAGCCGACTCCCGCGGCCCGGGAAATGGGGGAGCTCAGTCGTCCGGAGCGCTTGCTCCTGTCCAATGGCCTCGGTGACTTCGCCCCCTGGGTGGAGGGGCACATCCCCCTGCTCCACGTCGTCAGACTCGCCAACGAGTCGGACACCCCGCTGAAGACACTGATCGAGCAGATCAAGGACACGGCCCCTGCGACCCAAGTCGTGGCCCCCGAGTTCCCGCCGGAAGCCGCACAGTGGATTCCCTCCGCCTCCTACAAGCTGATCAACGCGCTGTCGGACGAAGAGGTCGATCGGCCCGGCCCCTGGGCATGCGTGTTTCTCCTGACGGACCCCGGCGACTACCGGCTTCGCTCCGCCACGGCCGAGCAGACCCGCAAGGACCTGAACATGCTGGCCGTCTGCGGACTGCTCGCCCCCGGGGCCGCGGAACGCATCGACGATGTGGTCAGGCAGATGGCGATGACGAACTCCCTGCTCTTCCACAGCAACAAGATCGACGGGAGCCTGCTGGACATGGACGGCCTGCACACCGTCCATGTCCTGGCGACCAGTGCGAGCACAAGGCTCCCGCTTGGCGAGGTGTACGACCGTATGGAGCGCGAGGAGCACCACCTTCCGCTGAAGTTGCCGGAGCAGATCCCCGAGGAGGCTCGCTCCCTGCAGCCCACTTACTCGGATCTCTACGCCCTGACAGTGGACGGCTCCACGTTCAGCGCGAGCGTCAGCATCCTCGACGTCCTCGAACACGCCGACGCCGAGGGCAGAACCGTGGGCGGATCCCACCGGCGCCTGAAGCGCTTCACCGTCCTGGGAGCCTCCGCTCCCCCGGGTGAACTCAGCGGGCCGGACGGCGAGTTCCTGGACACCTTCGAACCGGAGGTCTTCGACCTGGCGGCCTTCGAAGCAGAGGTCCTGCTGGGCCGGGGCATCCTGGGCCCTCTGGAACTCGTCCTCACCGCAGGCCGCTTCGGCTGGACGCTCGGCCGCACCTACGACCGCTATGCGCCGTTCCGCTGCCTCGGCCTGGACGTGAGGGTGGACGCACCGAACGCGACGGAAGCCCCACTCGCCCCGGACTGGCGCGACGTCATCATCCTGACCCGACAGCTGACAGGCCGCGCCCCCGCGCTGTCCGGCCGGGTCGACCCCGATCACCTGGTCCTGTGCGCCGAGGAGACGGACCTCACCGAGGGACAGGTGCGGGAGCGAGTGGCAGGCTACGCACGCCTCTTCTCCCTCGTCCTCCCGCCGGATGAGGAACCGGACGAGGAAGACGAGGCGACCGCATGA
- a CDS encoding glutamate synthase subunit beta produces the protein MADPKGFLNHGREVAKSRPVDVRLKDWNEVYVPGSLLPIISKQASRCMDCGIPFCHNGCPLGNLIPEWNDYAYREDWAAASERLHATNNFPEFTGRLCPAPCESACVLGINQPAVTIKNVEVSIIDKAWDSGDVAPQIPERLSGKTVAVIGSGPAGLAAAQQLTRAGHTVAVYERADRIGGLLRYGIPEFKMEKRHINRRIEQMRAEGTRFRTGIEIGRDLKATDLKKRYDAIVIAAGATTARDLPVPGRELKGIHQAMEYLPLANKVQEGDFVTPPISAEGKHVVVIGGGDTGADCVGTAHRQGAASVTQLEIMPRPSEDRAAHQPWPTFPMLYKVTSAHEEGGERVYSVSTTHFEGDEDGNVQWLHLTEVEFIDGKLTPKPGTERKIPAQLVTLAMGFTGTDRENGLVEQFGLELDERGNIARDADFQTNVPGVFVAGDAGRGQSLIVWAIAEGRSAARGTDRFLTGVSELPAPIRPTDRSLMV, from the coding sequence ATGGCTGATCCCAAGGGCTTTTTGAACCACGGCCGCGAGGTCGCCAAGTCCCGTCCCGTCGACGTGCGTCTGAAGGACTGGAACGAGGTCTACGTCCCCGGCTCCCTGCTGCCGATCATCAGCAAGCAGGCCAGCCGCTGCATGGACTGCGGCATCCCCTTCTGCCACAACGGCTGCCCGCTCGGGAACCTCATCCCCGAGTGGAACGACTACGCCTACCGCGAGGACTGGGCGGCGGCGTCGGAGCGCCTGCACGCGACCAACAACTTCCCGGAGTTCACCGGTCGCCTCTGCCCGGCCCCCTGTGAGTCGGCGTGCGTGCTCGGCATCAACCAGCCGGCCGTCACCATCAAGAACGTCGAGGTCTCGATCATCGACAAGGCGTGGGACAGCGGTGACGTCGCGCCGCAGATCCCGGAGCGCCTGTCCGGCAAGACCGTCGCGGTCATCGGGTCCGGCCCCGCCGGTCTCGCCGCCGCACAGCAGCTCACGCGGGCCGGCCACACCGTCGCCGTCTACGAGCGCGCGGACCGCATCGGAGGCCTCCTCCGGTACGGCATCCCCGAGTTCAAGATGGAGAAGCGGCACATCAACCGCCGTATCGAGCAGATGCGCGCGGAGGGCACCCGCTTCCGTACCGGCATCGAGATCGGCCGCGACCTCAAGGCGACCGACCTGAAGAAGCGGTACGACGCGATCGTCATCGCCGCCGGTGCGACGACCGCGCGTGACCTTCCGGTCCCCGGCCGCGAGCTCAAGGGCATCCACCAGGCCATGGAGTACCTGCCGCTGGCCAACAAGGTCCAGGAGGGCGACTTCGTGACGCCCCCGATCTCGGCCGAGGGCAAGCACGTCGTGGTCATCGGCGGTGGCGACACCGGTGCCGACTGTGTGGGCACCGCCCACCGTCAGGGCGCGGCCTCGGTGACGCAGCTGGAGATCATGCCCAGGCCGAGCGAGGACCGTGCCGCGCACCAGCCGTGGCCGACCTTCCCGATGCTCTACAAGGTCACGTCGGCGCACGAGGAGGGCGGCGAGCGGGTCTACTCCGTCTCCACCACCCACTTCGAGGGCGACGAGGACGGCAACGTCCAGTGGCTGCACCTCACCGAGGTGGAGTTCATCGACGGCAAGCTGACCCCGAAGCCGGGCACCGAGCGCAAGATCCCCGCCCAGCTGGTCACCCTCGCCATGGGCTTCACAGGCACCGACCGGGAGAACGGCCTGGTCGAGCAGTTCGGCCTGGAGCTCGACGAGCGCGGCAACATCGCCCGCGACGCCGACTTCCAGACCAACGTGCCCGGCGTCTTCGTCGCCGGTGACGCGGGCCGTGGCCAGTCGCTCATCGTGTGGGCGATCGCGGAGGGCCGCTCGGCCGCCCGCGGCACCGACCGCTTCCTGACCGGCGTCAGCGAGCTGCCGGCGCCGATCCGGCCGACGGACCGCTCGCTGATGGTCTGA